TGGAGGCGGCGGAGGCGCTGGAGCCCATCACCCGGGGCCGGCGGAGCGGCCGGCCGCATCGGGTGGAGCTGTGCTTCGTTTATCGGGAGGACGCGATCTACCTGATGGCGCACACCAGGGCCCACGGCCGGGGCACCGACTGGTATCAAAACCTGTTGGTGAACCCGCAGGGGATCGTGGAGGGCGCCGGGCGGCAGTGGACAGGGATCGCAGAGCC
The nucleotide sequence above comes from Thermoflexus hugenholtzii JAD2. Encoded proteins:
- a CDS encoding nitroreductase/quinone reductase family protein, with translation MVRHPLEAAEALEPITRGRRSGRPHRVELCFVYREDAIYLMAHTRAHGRGTDWYQNLLVNPQGIVEGAGRQWTGIAEPLPLEELPRITEWFRSKYGDQAVRIWYEGTPRRPVRIRLLEEGRPGEGAS